A genomic region of Bombus terrestris chromosome 12, iyBomTerr1.2, whole genome shotgun sequence contains the following coding sequences:
- the LOC100649854 gene encoding transmembrane protein 115, with translation MAAIKGLGRNIPYLRQQFAALLGNTSTSVKFICIVVLFSYCLSFSTETVRVLSVTPGYLLPPVFWIWTAFTFCFLEIHFWEVCVDIVTVGLCGKLIEPLWGAMEMMTFFAIVNFGVAVLSALFYLFLYMCTNDPDLLFDIHIHGLTGYIAGVAVAVKQIMPDHILIKTPIGKITNRNIPLMVWVMGVILWLFGLLEGTHPTMFLSGLLISWIYLRFYQKHNNGTRGDMADNFTFASFFPNVLQPPIAVVSNTVHGFFVRVGICRKVVRRFDMSNAPPGLIINLPGIDPHDSERRRQIALKALSERLSKDHAKPWQQERAKKHSPVPPAVSIPIPDTATPKPLASPLIPQVSVNIHNHTSTNT, from the exons ATGGCAGCAATAAAGGGCCTGGGTAGAAATATCCCCTATCTGAGGCAACAATTTGCTGCCCTTTTAGGAAACACCAGTACTAGTGTTAAATTCATATGCATAGTTGTTCTGTTTTCCTATTGCCTTTCTTTCTCCACGGAAACGGTACGTGTATTGAGCGTAACACCAGGTTACCTACTGCCTCCAGTTTTTTGGATTTGGACTGCATTCACCTTCTGTTTCCTTGAGATACATTTCTGGGAAGTATGCGTGGATATTGTGACAGTAGGTCTTTGTGGCAAATTGATCGAACCACTATGGGGCGCGATGGAAATGATGACTTTCTTTGCTATCGTTAATTTTGGCGTCGCTGTATTAtctgctttattttatttattcctttatATGTGCACCAACGATCCGGATCTGCTATTTGATATACACATTCATGGACTAACTGGATATATCGCAG GTGTTGCAGTAGCTGTAAAACAAATAATGCCAgatcatattttaattaaaacaccAATTGGAAAGATTACGAATAGGAATATACCATTAATGGTATGGGTTATGGGAGTGATATTATGGCTTTTTGGATTATTAGAAGGCACTCATCCAACTATGTTTCTTAGTGGTTTATTAATATCATGGATATATCTTAGATTCTATCAAAAACATAACAATGGCACACGTGGTGATATGGCGGataattttacatttgcaag TTTCTTTCCAAATGTCTTACAACCACCAATAGCAGTTGTGAGTAACACTGTACATGGCTTTTTTGTACGAGTTGGAATTTGTAGAAAAGTAGTTAGAAGATTTGACATGTCCAATGCCCCACCTGGTCTCATTATAAATCTTCCTGGTATCGATCCACATGATAGTGAAAGAAGAAG GCAAATAGCATTAAAAGCCTTGAGTGAAAGATTGAGCAAGGATCATGCAAAACCATGGCAACAAGAAAGAGCTAAGAAACATTCTCCAGTACCTCCTGCAGTTTCAATCCCAATTCCTGATACTGCTACACCCAAGCCACTTGCATCTCCTCTCATTCCTCAAGTTAGTGTTAACATACATAATCATACTTCTACTAATACGTGA
- the LOC100649743 gene encoding E3 ubiquitin-protein ligase Hakai: MEEDGGKRMRGRTRGRARGRTRGRARGRSKKQVKVIESDEEDTPQQVEEAPTEVVGTELEEHEAPPTQQLPLEQQFDLEADISQLEAPTFTTINRGPPEPMLRLRWDHRVNLIGEKVLNPMIHCCDKCLKPILIYGRMIPCKHVFCLSCAKREDKVCPRCMEKVSRVEQTGLGTVFMCTHGGTRYGNAGCRRTYLSQRDLQAHINHRHISAPPQQVQGMQVDPPQYVHSKSEIESQLTKVSSVAMQNTRIKSVQSHMVQPIMGNDPRVNSMVNQTPVEHRQQHRPQALISMQNYSQNPAPPPPNNAPLRTNLITVPIQDTAMTTHDIHTQQSHHYYPPPPPQVNYGGYNVPPPVSQTQYYPQPQHPAQVSYVPPPPQQQQQYVSSTPTSIRPSPTGYIQDPSYGPPPPQQQAPPPQTQWSQHQQQFYR; encoded by the exons ATGGAGGAAGATGGTGGTAAAAGAATGAGAGGCAGAACTCGTGGTAGAGCACGTGGTAGAACACGAGGGAGAGCTAGAGGAAGGTCTAAGAAACAAGTAAAG gTCATTGAAAGTGATGAAGAAGATACTCCTCAACAAGTAGAAGAAGCTCCAACTGAAGTTGTTGGAACAGAATTAGAAGAACATGAAGCTCCACCAACACAGCAGCTTCCTTTGGAGCAACAGTTTGACTTGGAAGCTGATATATCACAATTGGAAGCCCCAACTTTTACAACTATCAATAGAGGACCGCCTGAACCAATGCTACGTTTAAGATGGGATCACAGAGTAAATCTCATTGGAGAAAAAGTGTTAAATCCTATGATACATTGTTGTGATAAATGTTTGAAACCAATTCTTATTTATGGACGTATG atACCTTGCAAACATGTATTTTGCTTATCTTGTGCCAAAAGGGAAGATAAAGTTTGTCCTCGTTGTATGGAAAAGGTTTCTAGAGTGGAACAAACTGGCTTGGGTACTGTGTTTATGTGTACACATGGAGGAACTAGATATGGAAATGCAGGTTGTAGAAGAACATACCTTAGTCAAAGAGATTTGCAg GCTCATATAAATCATCGACATATATCAGCTCCACCACAGCAAGTTCAAGGAATGCAAGTTGATCCTCCTCAATATGTGCATTCTAAATCAGAGATAGAATCTCAATTAACAAAAGTTTCGTCGGTTGCTATGCAGAATACCCGCATAAAATCAGTGCAATCACATATGGTTCAACCCATAATGGGAAACGATCCTAGAGTGAATTCAATGGTCAATCAAACTCCAGTGGAGCATAGACAACAACATAGACCACAGGCATTAATATCAATGCAGAATTATTCTCAAAATCCTGCACCTCCACCGCCAAATAATGCTCCATTAAGAACAAATCTTATAACTGTACCTATTCAAGATACAGCTATGACAACACATGACATACACACGCAACAAAGTCATCATTATtatcctcctccacctccacaAGTTAATTATGGAGGATATAATGTGCCACCACCCGTTTCTCAAACACAATATTATCCGCAACCACAGCATCCTGCTCAAGTATCTTATGTGCCACCACCAccacaacaacaacagcaataTGTATCTTCTACACCAACTTCAATAAGGCCATCTCCAACAGGATATATACAAGATCCATCATATGGTCCACCACCTCCACAACAACAAGCTCCGCCACCACAAACACAATGGTCACAGCATCAACAACAATTTTATAGGTAA
- the LOC100649147 gene encoding choline transporter-like 1, giving the protein MSCCSGDEDDEQRPEPTRVRGCTDIFWLCCFIVFWFLMILIAAFALVYGNPLRLINGYDSFGNTCGMKNNPKFGSMELSGQDTSDKPFLFFLDIYNVTQSLKICVKKCPDRTMTTMNDICKFYEETGSQLCHDKPGNDLSACSNGNRKNKTGSCPGLPVYNSIPVLNRCIPKAIKDVGETIIANLYGLINSWDIIEQILGDLYKTWREILSLSFLAFVLSLFMIAIFHLLASIVTWIVMILVSITTIAGSVLLWWTYIEIKRTLDKTNPNQLLEESVRNERAFLAFSIIATIITVILLLVLSILRKRIGFMTALFKESAKCLAELPGLFFQPLLTFTALILFFAFWVTVILCLATANYPGTKSVQMYKSHIFDPLNFSLIREKSAYVEERKFDFSLDSFKTFTLVEYVDPTWVKYMWWVYIIGLIWTSEFIISCQDMVISGAVAHWYFRGKDASASPVCSAMGNLVSYHLGSVACGSFLITLFKLPRLILTYLYAKFEKSKETSPCAQCGLKCCICCFYCLEKFIRYMNHNAYTVVAIEGTHFCNAAKIAFTALVSNALQIAVINGIGDFILFLGKCFVTAATGSVGLLFMKQDPRLHFYAAPIFVICVFAFFIAHCIISLYETVIDTLFLCICEDKNLNGENGKWRQSALAQIGSNTSSNGQQSHELIPMNT; this is encoded by the exons ATGTCTTGCTGTTCAGGAGATGAGGATGACGAACAACGGCCTGAGCCGACACGTGTGCGAGGATGCACAGATATTTTCTGGCTTTGTTGCTTTATAGTATTTTGGTTTCTTATG ATCTTAATAGCAGCTTTTGCTCTTGTTTATGGCAACCCTTTACGACTTATTAATGGATATGATAGCTTTGGAAACACTTGTGGTATGAAAAATAACCCAAAATTTGGGAGTATGGAATTATCTGGACAAGATACTAGTGATAAACC ATTCCTATTCTTTTTggatatatataatgttacacaatCCTTAAAAATTTGTGTAAAGAAGTGTCCAGATCGAACTATGACAACAATGAatgatatatgtaaattttatgaaGAAACAGGATCTCAACTTTGTCATGACAAGCCAGGAAATGATCTAAGTGCTTGTAGTAatggaaatagaaaaaataaaactggTTCTTGTCCTGGGTTACCAGTGTATAATAGTATACCAGTTCTTAATCGTTGTATTCCTAAAGCTATTAAAGATGTGGGAGAAACTATAATTGCAAATTTATATGGCCTTATTAATTCTTGGgatattattgaacaaattttaggaGATTTGTATAAAACATGGAGAGAGATTTTGTCTTTATCCTTCTTAGCTTTTg TCTTATCTCTCTTTATGATTgccatatttcatttattagcaAGTATTGTAACATGGATTGTGATGATTCTTGTCAGCATAACTACTATag CTGGAAGTGTATTATTATGGTGGACATATATAGAGATTAAAAGAACTTTGGATAAGACTAATCCAAATCAGCTTCTAGAAGAATCTGTTAGAAATGAAAGAGCGTTTCTAGCCTTTTCTATTATTGCAACAATAATAACT gtcattttattattagtttTAAGCATATTAAGAAAACGTATTGGATTTATGACAGCATTATTCAAAGAAAGTGCTAAATGTTTAGCAGAATTACCAGGTTTATTTTTTCAACCCTTATTAACGTTTACTGCTCTGATATTATTTTTTGCATTTTGGGTAACTGTAATTCTTTGCCTTGCTACAGCCA ATTATCCTGGAACAAAATCTGTGCAGATGTATAAAAGTCATATATTTGATCCTCTAAATTTTAGtctaattagagaaaaaagtgCATATGTAGAAGAAAGGAAATTTGACTTTTCTCTTGACTCATTTAAAA CTTTCACACTTGTGGAATATGTAGACCCAACTTGGGTAAAATATATGTGGTGGGTGTATATCATAGGATTAATATGGACGTCTGAATTCATTATTTCTTGCCAAGATATGGTGATATCAGGAGCTGTAGCTCACTGGTATTTCAG agGCAAAGACGCTAGTGCATCCCCAGTATGTTCTGCTATGGGAAATTTAGTTAGTTATCACCTAGGTTCTGTAGCTTGTGGTTCATTTTTAATAACACTTTTTAAGTTACCTCGTTTGATCTTGACATATCTTTATGCTAA ATTCGAGAAAAGCAAAGAAACATCTCCATGTGCACAGTGTGGTTTAAAATGCTGCATATGCTGTTTTTATTGcttagaaaaatttattcgatatatGAATCATAACGCATATACTGTAGTTGCCATTGAAGGAACACACTTTTGCAATGCAGCTAAAATc GCATTTACAGCTCTTGTTAGTAATGCTTTACAAATTGCGGTAATTAATGGAATAGgagattttattctatttttggGTAAATGTTTTGTCACTGCTGCAACAGGGAGTGTTGGATTGCTATTTATGAAACAGGATCCCAGATTACATTTTTATGCAGCACCAATTTTTGTTATCTgtgtttttgcattttttattgctcattgtattatttctctTTATGAG ACTGTAATAGATACACTGTTTCTTTGTATCTGTGAGGACAAGAATTTAAATGGAGAGAATGGAAAGTGGCGTCAGTCAGCATTAGCTCAAATTGGATCTAATACTAGTTCAAATGGACAACAATCACATGAATTAATACCAATGAACACATAA